The stretch of DNA GATGGCTCACAAGAAAGGTCAAGGCAGCTCGCGCAACGGCCGCGACAGCGCCGGGCAGCGCCTCGGCGTCAAGCGCTTCGGCGGCCAGACGGTCACCGCGGGGAGCATCCTCGTGCGCCAGCACGGCACCAACTACCACCCGGGCCCGAACGTCGCCATGGGGCGGGACTGCACGCTCTTCGCGAAGGTCGCCGGGAAGGTGGTCTTCCGCGTCATCGCCAACGGGCGCAAGCTCATCGGCATCGAGGCGGTCTGACGCCGCTGCCGGCCGGTAGCCGGCGCGGCGATCGAGAGCGAGGCGTGTCCAGCCGGGCACGCCTCGTTTGCTTTTTGGGGAAACGCAGATGTTCGTTGACGAAGTCGCGATAACCGTCCAGGGGGGGCACGGCGGCCGCGG from bacterium encodes:
- the rpmA gene encoding 50S ribosomal protein L27 gives rise to the protein MAHKKGQGSSRNGRDSAGQRLGVKRFGGQTVTAGSILVRQHGTNYHPGPNVAMGRDCTLFAKVAGKVVFRVIANGRKLIGIEAV